In Halobacteriovorax marinus SJ, the following proteins share a genomic window:
- a CDS encoding AlbA family DNA-binding domain-containing protein: MSNAEGIFKDLIDKESLKELINEVGKEDLYIDFKRVPNASEGKFCDSCRKNLGKGLSGFANSAGGVLVFGVKEEGDDLLLDPINEVRSFDQKIQENINRLTSYNVPEVISKIITEGENSGYVAVLIPKSDLAPHQLIQDKKYYRRSGESFKPMEHYELENMFGRAPKPVLVPDIIIERNGGSSTHHDYKLIFGIRNNGRLAGTYPFLGINLNNGYSIDSYELDGNRNPGLPKLRNSNTGGNRFVEYGQAGDTIVFPGHFLKVTCAKIKEDKRTNTFNLGDFSADFKVASKESLLSERTITTSIDEIKEMIASGKSYFELSEDN; encoded by the coding sequence ATGAGTAATGCAGAGGGAATATTCAAGGATTTAATTGATAAAGAGAGTTTGAAAGAACTAATTAATGAAGTTGGTAAAGAAGATTTATATATAGACTTCAAGAGAGTACCCAATGCTTCCGAGGGGAAGTTCTGTGATTCTTGCAGAAAGAATTTAGGAAAAGGTCTTAGCGGATTTGCAAACTCAGCAGGTGGAGTACTCGTTTTTGGCGTTAAAGAAGAAGGTGATGATCTTTTGCTTGATCCAATTAATGAGGTTCGAAGTTTCGATCAAAAAATTCAAGAGAATATAAATAGGCTGACTAGTTATAATGTTCCTGAAGTCATTTCAAAAATAATAACTGAGGGGGAAAATTCTGGTTACGTTGCTGTCTTGATTCCTAAATCAGACTTAGCTCCCCACCAGCTAATTCAAGACAAGAAGTATTATCGTAGAAGTGGTGAGTCATTTAAACCAATGGAGCACTATGAACTTGAGAATATGTTTGGCAGGGCACCAAAGCCTGTACTTGTTCCAGATATTATTATTGAGAGGAATGGAGGTTCTTCTACACATCATGACTATAAGTTGATTTTTGGTATTAGAAATAATGGCAGGTTAGCAGGTACATATCCTTTTTTGGGGATAAATTTGAATAATGGTTATTCAATTGATTCTTATGAACTAGATGGCAATAGAAACCCTGGACTACCGAAGCTGAGAAACTCTAATACTGGAGGGAACAGATTCGTTGAATACGGACAAGCTGGCGATACTATAGTATTTCCAGGTCATTTCTTAAAAGTAACTTGTGCCAAGATCAAGGAAGATAAAAGAACTAATACATTTAACTTGGGCGACTTTTCTGCTGATTTTAAAGTAGCATCTAAAGAATCACTATTAAGCGAGAGAACAATTACAACTTCAATTGATGAAATTAAGGAAATGATTGCTTCAGGAAAGTCTTATTTTGAACTTTCAGAAGATAATTAA
- a CDS encoding XRE family transcriptional regulator, which translates to MNYTNDDILKRIENAKKNKKKLTHVTDKSSLSVEDKVKMSLCKHFVQFANEKKMKSKDLSDLTGIPASRISEITNYKIKKFSVDQLLKNLTVLGEHSPRIREYLIFIEKAIEVPALKVTETRKLTKGIKTFMEAGGGEGFLHA; encoded by the coding sequence ATGAACTATACAAATGATGACATTTTAAAAAGAATTGAGAATGCTAAAAAGAACAAAAAGAAGCTTACTCATGTTACCGATAAAAGCTCTCTTTCAGTAGAAGACAAAGTTAAAATGAGTCTATGTAAGCACTTTGTTCAGTTTGCTAATGAGAAAAAAATGAAGTCTAAGGACTTAAGTGATTTAACTGGAATTCCTGCTAGTCGCATATCTGAAATTACAAATTACAAAATAAAAAAGTTCTCAGTCGATCAATTGTTAAAGAACTTAACTGTCCTTGGGGAACACTCGCCACGAATTAGGGAGTACTTAATCTTTATAGAGAAGGCCATTGAAGTTCCTGCGCTTAAAGTTACTGAGACTAGGAAGCTGACTAAAGGAATTAAGACCTTTATGGAGGCAGGTGGGGGAGAAGGATTCCTTCACGCTTAA
- a CDS encoding DUF6602 domain-containing protein: MNIRKKFMSVAQKMKVDFESTKEAHHKLGRGTNREDIIKSFLETVLPSKYGFGKGEVVTSNNEHSGEMDIIIYDKDKCPKLIYEDGHALFPIEIVYCVIQVKTSLNSTELKSAYKNIESLKKIIPKQGFTHDDNMGMKTGLGAPNIVGLVVAFEASRELKVIADQLKTLDGELDSIKYRPDFIITLDEGIVGPNQRLRSEFNEFNIPNKPEDLYYTRKTKRHTLLRFYMQLLDELNFLKLAPFDLDKYLKMPELIGPYKVSGHDRFMKRNKDGKNSPPKKINYNGIKKIVKYCENIKPKTQTQIFKDWLGAIPMGTHESDYDYEIYEYNPNNLPYLNVRKIQMDENNFPQYNDPAFQGVQIVIDKRIYSVDVNALEESDFDEREDFDYDEFFAE; encoded by the coding sequence ATGAATATAAGAAAAAAATTCATGAGCGTAGCTCAAAAAATGAAAGTAGACTTTGAAAGCACAAAAGAGGCTCATCATAAACTTGGGAGAGGTACAAACAGAGAGGATATTATAAAGTCTTTCTTAGAAACTGTGCTTCCAAGTAAATATGGTTTTGGTAAAGGTGAGGTTGTAACGTCAAATAATGAGCATAGCGGTGAAATGGACATTATTATCTATGATAAAGACAAATGCCCTAAGCTTATCTACGAAGATGGCCATGCACTTTTCCCTATAGAAATAGTCTACTGTGTAATTCAAGTTAAAACATCTCTTAATAGTACGGAACTGAAAAGTGCATACAAAAACATAGAGAGCCTAAAAAAGATTATTCCAAAACAAGGATTTACTCATGATGACAATATGGGCATGAAAACAGGCTTAGGTGCCCCTAATATAGTTGGACTAGTTGTAGCATTTGAGGCTTCTAGGGAACTAAAAGTTATCGCTGATCAATTGAAAACCCTTGATGGGGAATTAGATAGTATTAAATATCGCCCTGATTTTATTATTACACTAGATGAAGGGATAGTCGGTCCAAACCAAAGATTGAGAAGTGAATTTAATGAATTTAATATACCAAACAAGCCTGAGGACTTGTATTATACGAGAAAAACAAAAAGACACACGCTACTTAGATTCTACATGCAACTTCTAGACGAACTTAATTTCCTTAAACTCGCCCCTTTTGACCTAGATAAATACTTAAAAATGCCTGAGTTAATTGGCCCGTATAAAGTATCAGGGCACGATCGTTTCATGAAGCGGAATAAGGATGGTAAAAATTCACCACCTAAAAAGATTAACTACAATGGTATAAAAAAGATCGTTAAATATTGTGAAAATATAAAACCAAAAACTCAAACACAAATATTTAAAGATTGGCTTGGAGCAATTCCAATGGGTACACATGAGTCTGATTATGACTATGAAATCTATGAGTACAATCCAAATAATCTACCGTACTTAAACGTAAGAAAAATTCAAATGGATGAAAATAACTTTCCACAATATAACGATCCTGCATTTCAAGGCGTTCAGATAGTAATAGACAAAAGAATCTACTCAGTTGATGTAAATGCACTTGAAGAAAGCGACTTTGATGAACGAGAAGATTTCGATTATGATGAATTTTTTGCAGAGTAA